From the genome of Cytobacillus firmus, one region includes:
- the spoIIIAG gene encoding stage III sporulation protein AG has product MDNEKGPFTWLKKIISKDGQSDKKPGKFHYLLLVLLFGAAIMLISNTLFQEDGSTGDLPVFKNGEEVKQEEEVPVFGQQKSGGNDTIANYEKVYEAQIKEALDAIVGVEDATVVVNVDATEKKVLEKNKTTQTQKTDETDREGGKRKVEDQSQEEQLVIVRNGEKEVPIVIETKKPEIRGVLVVAKGAENIQVKKWIIEAVTRALDVPSHRVSVMPKKTKGE; this is encoded by the coding sequence ATGGATAATGAAAAAGGTCCTTTTACATGGTTAAAGAAGATAATTTCCAAGGATGGACAGTCTGATAAGAAGCCCGGAAAATTCCACTATTTGCTGCTGGTTCTCCTATTTGGGGCAGCGATCATGCTGATAAGCAATACGCTGTTTCAAGAAGACGGTTCCACCGGTGATTTGCCCGTATTTAAAAATGGGGAAGAAGTGAAGCAGGAGGAAGAAGTGCCAGTCTTCGGCCAGCAGAAATCCGGAGGAAATGACACCATCGCCAATTATGAAAAGGTATATGAAGCCCAAATAAAAGAGGCGCTTGATGCAATCGTAGGGGTGGAAGATGCCACTGTTGTGGTGAATGTCGATGCCACAGAGAAGAAAGTCCTTGAAAAAAACAAAACTACGCAAACTCAGAAAACTGATGAAACAGATCGGGAAGGCGGCAAAAGGAAGGTTGAGGATCAGTCACAGGAGGAACAGCTCGTGATTGTCCGAAATGGAGAAAAAGAGGTTCCCATTGTCATAGAAACCAAGAAACCTGAAATAAGGGGAGTGCTGGTTGTGGCAAAAGGGGCTGAAAATATACAAGTGAAAAAGTGGATTATTGAGGCA
- the spoIIIAF gene encoding stage III sporulation protein AF: MDFIKEWVTNIILFVLLATVIDMLLPSSKLQKYTKMVTGLLLIAIILTPILRIISSDFEEALVSVPVFEASGEKNMENLIEMKKKEIQASSDAYILEQMAVHMKQDAEEELMEQYGLEIANIDILVDESSDQAFPDNLQKVMIQLKAEDAEAEAVEVVKTVEINAGKPLPSSGPEHEDAERIASLLAQKWNVDANSIEVLVEGGNMDRDG, translated from the coding sequence GTGGATTTCATAAAAGAATGGGTTACCAACATCATATTATTTGTTCTGCTTGCCACTGTCATAGATATGCTCCTCCCGAGCTCCAAGCTTCAGAAATATACAAAAATGGTGACAGGGCTGCTATTAATAGCGATTATTCTTACACCGATTTTGAGAATTATATCAAGTGATTTTGAAGAAGCTCTTGTTTCCGTGCCGGTTTTTGAGGCTTCCGGAGAAAAAAATATGGAAAATTTAATAGAAATGAAGAAAAAAGAAATACAAGCCTCAAGTGATGCATATATTTTAGAACAAATGGCTGTCCACATGAAACAGGACGCAGAAGAGGAGTTGATGGAACAGTACGGTCTGGAAATTGCTAACATTGATATTTTAGTAGATGAAAGCAGTGATCAAGCCTTCCCGGATAACCTGCAAAAGGTCATGATCCAACTCAAAGCAGAAGATGCAGAAGCTGAAGCTGTAGAAGTGGTTAAAACAGTGGAAATCAATGCCGGGAAACCTCTTCCATCCAGCGGGCCCGAACATGAAGATGCAGAAAGAATTGCTTCTCTTCTCGCACAAAAATGGAATGTAGACGCAAACTCAATCGAAGTTCTGGTAGAAGGGGGGAATATGGATAGGGATGGATAA
- the spoIIIAE gene encoding stage III sporulation protein AE codes for MKQRMQKILGFSLFLFFFLAPIVQASPKTGEAEETISPQDLIESQVDKLDLNELKSFWEEITTEYGGFLPESQKGSLYEFIKGEKEFSLKEWAGGAMKFVFHEFIVNGKLLGTLILLTVFSMFLQSLQNSFEKSTVSKAAYSIVFMVLIIIALNSFHVAITYTEETISTMVSFIMALIPLLLALIASSGGLVSAAFFHPVILFLMNVSGLFIQYVILPLLFLSALLSIVSTLSEHYKVTQLANLLRNWSIGLLGMFLTVFLGVISVQGASAAVTDGITIRTAKFITGNFIPVIGRMFTDATDTVISASVLLKNTVGIAGVTILLIIAAFPAIKILMIAFIYKFAAAILQPLGGGPIISCLDIISKSIIYVFAALAIVSLMFFLSITVIIAAGNLTMMVR; via the coding sequence ATGAAGCAAAGGATGCAGAAAATTTTAGGGTTCAGTTTATTTCTATTCTTTTTCCTGGCACCAATTGTACAAGCCTCACCTAAGACCGGCGAAGCAGAAGAAACGATATCCCCGCAGGATTTAATTGAATCCCAGGTGGATAAGTTAGACCTTAATGAATTAAAGAGCTTTTGGGAAGAAATCACAACAGAGTATGGAGGGTTTTTGCCCGAGAGCCAAAAGGGGAGTCTCTATGAATTCATAAAGGGAGAAAAGGAGTTTTCACTAAAAGAGTGGGCTGGCGGCGCGATGAAGTTTGTATTCCATGAGTTTATAGTCAACGGGAAACTGCTTGGGACTCTAATATTGCTGACGGTATTCAGCATGTTCCTGCAGTCGCTGCAGAATTCATTTGAAAAAAGCACTGTCAGTAAAGCCGCCTATTCAATCGTCTTCATGGTGTTGATTATTATCGCACTGAATAGCTTCCATGTAGCGATCACCTACACAGAAGAAACCATTTCAACTATGGTGTCATTCATAATGGCTCTCATACCGCTGCTGCTTGCGCTGATTGCTTCTTCCGGGGGTTTGGTATCTGCAGCATTTTTCCACCCGGTGATACTGTTTTTAATGAATGTCAGCGGGTTATTTATCCAGTATGTCATTCTTCCGCTTCTATTTTTATCAGCCCTGTTAAGCATTGTCAGCACCTTGTCTGAACACTATAAGGTAACTCAGCTTGCCAATCTGCTCCGAAATTGGAGCATTGGACTTCTTGGGATGTTTCTGACAGTCTTTCTCGGAGTTATATCAGTTCAGGGAGCATCTGCAGCGGTTACCGATGGAATTACCATTCGTACAGCAAAATTTATTACGGGGAATTTTATTCCGGTCATTGGAAGAATGTTTACAGATGCGACAGATACCGTAATCAGCGCATCGGTGCTTTTGAAAAATACTGTTGGGATAGCAGGAGTAACCATTCTCCTTATTATTGCAGCCTTTCCTGCAATCAAAATTCTAATGATTGCGTTTATATATAAATTTGCGGCAGCAATTTTGCAGCCGTTGGGAGGAGGGCCGATCATATCCTGCCTGGATATAATCAGCAAGAGCATCATCTATGTTTTTGCAGCTCTGGCCATTGTCTCCCTGATGTTTTTCCTTAGCATTACGGTTATAATAGCGGCCGGCAATTTGACCATGATGGTCAGGTAG
- the spoIIIAD gene encoding stage III sporulation protein AD, with product MEILQIVGFSLVATFLALIVKEQKPNFAFLLIVFVGCAIFLFLVDQIYAIIHMIEKIAVNAKVNIVYVETILKIIGIAYIAEFAAQITKDAGQGAIAAKIEMGGKILILAMAIPILTVLIETIIRMIPS from the coding sequence ATTGAAATTCTCCAGATAGTCGGATTTTCGCTTGTTGCCACGTTCCTGGCGCTGATTGTTAAGGAGCAAAAGCCGAATTTTGCCTTTTTGCTGATTGTTTTTGTCGGCTGTGCCATCTTTCTTTTTCTTGTCGATCAAATTTACGCCATTATCCATATGATTGAAAAGATTGCCGTCAATGCAAAGGTGAATATCGTCTATGTTGAAACCATTTTAAAGATAATCGGAATAGCCTATATTGCTGAATTTGCTGCACAAATTACGAAGGATGCAGGACAGGGAGCCATTGCAGCAAAAATCGAAATGGGCGGGAAAATTCTTATTCTTGCCATGGCCATACCAATCCTAACTGTATTAATCGAAACCATTATTCGCATGATTCCGAGCTAG
- the spoIIIAC gene encoding stage III sporulation protein AC, with product MGLEVDIIFKIAGVGIVVAFLHTILDQVGKKEYAQWVTLFGFIYILFMVASIVDNLFQKIKSVFLFQG from the coding sequence ATGGGCTTAGAGGTAGATATCATATTCAAGATTGCGGGTGTGGGAATTGTTGTAGCCTTTTTGCATACTATTCTGGATCAGGTGGGCAAAAAAGAATACGCCCAATGGGTAACGCTTTTCGGATTTATTTATATCTTATTTATGGTTGCTTCCATTGTAGATAACCTTTTCCAAAAAATTAAATCAGTCTTCTTGTTTCAGGGATAA